The following proteins come from a genomic window of Oncorhynchus clarkii lewisi isolate Uvic-CL-2024 chromosome 23, UVic_Ocla_1.0, whole genome shotgun sequence:
- the LOC139381405 gene encoding cytochrome c oxidase assembly factor 3 homolog, mitochondrial-like, which translates to MSDQKPTLDPEVPFAKRIDPNKEDLTRDEFYFIRQVELAQWKKKSQQLRGRNIATGLGIGAIVMGIYAYTFYSVKQEKIMDELDEEAKIRGAKTGAN; encoded by the exons ATGTCTGACCAGAAACCAACGTTGGATCCTGAAGTCCCCTTTGCCAAGAGAATAGATCCAAACAAGGAGGATCTTACCAGGGACGAGTTCTACTTTATCAGACAAGTGGAGCTCGCGCAATGGAAGAAGAAATCGCAGCAACTGAGGGGCCGTAATATTGCAACAGGACTTGGTATCGGAGCCATTGTAATGGGAATTT ATGCCTACACGTTTTACTCAGTGAAACAGGAGAAGATCATGGATGAGCTGGATGAGGAGGCCAAGATAAGAGGGGCAAAGACAGGCGCCAACTGA